In Brachypodium distachyon strain Bd21 chromosome 5, Brachypodium_distachyon_v3.0, whole genome shotgun sequence, the genomic window gttttaaaaaattaaaactaatttggaacATTTACTAAAGAATTAGGACGTCCACTGCATTATCCTCTTTGGGTTTTTGCACGGGCATTCGGTTATCTAGTACATAAACCTGCCCAGCCCACTAGCCCAGTCCAGCCGATAAGCCCGCCCCACCGGTACTTGTATATGGGTAACAACCAGTCAGAATCCCAGCCCAGGCTATTCCCTTCTCACCTGCAGACGCTAGCTGAGAAGAACACTGCCTCGACGTGGAGTACAAGACAAGAGCCGGGGAATCGAGGTGCAGTGCCAGGTTCCCCTTCTGGGAAAATACGAAGGAGATCAGCAGCATAGACAATATTCAGGGAAAATCCGGCGTCCGGAGAGGAATAATCCCGTTTGGTCCGGGTCAACGAGGGATATATTGAATCGATCCATCAAAGATTATGTTGACTTGCTCGCGAATATATTTACTTATAAAGTTATATACAGATTAAATCCTCCGGCCGCCGGTTTAGCAGCCATAGTTGACATTACTCACAGCTGAGCttacgcacgcacgcacggccTATATAGACAAGCCCTACAAACGGCCAGGAACTAATTAAGAGCGAGCTATATAGGCAGCAATGGCAGTAGTGAGCAAGTCGTCGACGGTTGTGGTGGTCGGAGCCGACGACCAGCAGTCGTCGGGCGCCGGCACCATCGATCTGTCCTCTTTCGACAAGTCCTTAGGTCCTTTGCCAATTACGGTTCTTCTGGTCTTCGACCATCCAATCAAGGACCCCGTGGAGAGCATCAAGAAGGCCCTGTCGCAGTCGCTTGCCGTCGACCACTACCACCCCATGGCCGGCCGCCTGAcccccgacggcggcgccatcgCGTGCACCGGCGAAGGGGTGTCCTTCGTGGGCGCGTCGGTCAGCTGCGCCCTGGCCGATCAGCACTTGCCGTTGCTGAAGGACGACCTGGCCATGGGCTACCCTGGTGACTGGTGCCGCCCTGAAGACCCCTTGGTGCAGATGCAGGTGACCGAGTTCTCCTGCGGCGGGTTCGTGGTCGGGGTGACATGGAACCACGTCATGGCCGACGGCGCCGGCATGGCCCAGTTCCTGCGGGCCATCGGGGAGCTGGCCCGTGGGCTGCCATCGCCGTCCGTCGTCCCCGTGAGGTCGTCCTCGCTCCTCCCGTGCATCCCGCCGTCGGTTGTGGCCGCGCAGAGGGCCATGATGGCAGTGGCGTCCAAGGACATGGCCAGCCTCGACTTCACCATCCCCTCCAGCGCGATCGCCCGCATCAAAGGCCAGTGGGCCGATGCCAACGCCCATGAGCAGCCCTGCACGGTGTTCGAGGCCGTCACGGCGCTGCTGTGGCTGTGCCGGACCCGGGCGGTGGTCACTGCCAAGGACGACGATGAATTACCCGTGGGGATGGTTTTCCCCAGCAACGTGCGGCAGCAACTGGGCGCCGAGGCCGGCTACTACGGCAACTGCCTCGCCGCGCAGCTGGTCCAGGCCACGACCGGCGCACCGGCGATCAACGGCCTGGTGAAGCTCATCAAGCGCGCCAAGGACGGCGGGGATCAGCAGCAGCCGCTTCATCAGGGCGCAGCGGTTGGGTGGTACGACACGCTGTTGGTGTCGAGCTGGAGGAACCTGGGATTCGAGGCGGCGGAGTtcggcggcggggcgccggcgcgggtGATGTGGCATCAGCGGCAGACGGTGTTGCCGATCTGCGTGGTGTGCCCGCCGTGCAAGGGGAAGGACGACGGCGTCAACGTCATGTCGATGTGCGTCCGGCCGGAGCACGCCGACTCCTTCCAAGCCGCACTCCACGCTGCTTATTCCACCTAGCTGCAtgtcctgctgctgctgcatgcatgcaaacgtACCGTACATCCCTCCTAATCTCCGTACAATATTCTACTCCGTACCGTACATCCCTCCCTTCTGCTACCTCCGTCCAGAAAAAAATAGTGTCATATGAATTCTATGTCCTATATATCAACCACATATTTATAATACTTCCGCCATCTTTGTAACAAAGGATatctttgactaaatttaaatgcatctatatactaactCATGTCtaaatttatctaaattttaacaaatttgagacatcttttgttgtacggagggagtatcaaaaTAGTTATTGTCCAAAGTCTTGCTTTAATGAAATCTGATGTGTTTTCTATTGCGGAACCGATGGAAATCGTGTTTGCAAATAGCCGGGAAATTAAGATGAAAACTGATAGCAGCCTGCTCTACTGTACGTCAGCAAATGGCAACCCAAGCCGCCACGAACAGATCAAATGATTAATCAGGGCACACTGTCAAGTATCAAGTGCGCCTAGTCCTCCTCGAATTCGTAGTACTACTTTCTTTGCAAGACTTAAACATAAATTAACATGAACTAGTCGTCTGACTAATTCTGACCCGCCTAACGATTGGACGACAGCCTAGCAGTTCGATTGAGTTGAATCACAATCCTcaacttgcatgcatgcaaatgtaACAGTATTTATGCCGGCAAGCCTTCAAAATCCTCTTAATATCCGAGAAACGTACGCGGTGAAGACCATCTTTGCTTCGTGAAAACCATTATTTAtagtatattttttaaattgcATTTGTCAGGGAAGTGATTTTTCATATccgcaaaatttcaagtccaaactcaatccCGATTAGCGCCAGTGAAAAAACTAATCGAGCGTGAATAGTGGTTATTTAATGTTTACCCTATTTACTTGCATGTTCCTCTGTTTTATTCTTCCAAACATAATTGTGCTCTGGTCCGTTTTGGAACGGTGCAAAAAATTCATAGTTTTTTCCGTTTTGGTGGGTTATATAACCTATGTTATTAAAGTAGTTATTGTTCAAAATCTTGCTTTATTGAAATCAAAATGTGCTTTCTATTATGGAACCGAGGGAATCGTGTTTGTGAAATATAGCCGGGGAAGATGAAAACTGATCAAGTGATCATAGCAGCCTGCCATGCAGTTGACACGTCAGCAAAATGGCAACCAAACCTAGCCGCCTAGAGGAATTTTTCAGCTCCATGCAGAGGCTGGCAAACGCCAGTTGTGAGGCAGTGGTCTGATGCGCGTTAAGCGAGGTAGCCTTCGTTGACAATTGACAAACAACAATGCGATAACTCCATCTGGAGTTCTGGACTCGGTCACCTCCTGTTAAAAGACTCGAGACAGGATCTAAAATCAGTCCAAGCCAGACACGTCTCTTTCAATATACATGCAGCCTGTGTCCCTGGTACTCCCTcctggacggagagagtagctaACTACTTTAATTATGTCTTACTTTTGTCAACAAGCCGAAACTTTATTCCCTATTTTTGTCGACAAGCCGAAAATAAAAACTCTATGCCACGATATGTCTTCTATATGGATCTATGAGGAAGACCCCCACTACCTATTCATCAATTCATGGCTTCTCCCTTAAGCCACGTCATTCCTTTTTGTACAATTTCGCTCGCGCTCGCACCGTCGCACGCTCCTGTTCTTGTGGCCCAGCCTACCGCGTCCGCTCGCAGCCCACAAGTCACCACGCAACACAAGACGTTTGTTACCCCTGtgcatggaaaaaaaatcccgatCCCCAT contains:
- the LOC100826823 gene encoding acyl transferase 15 produces the protein MAVVSKSSTVVVVGADDQQSSGAGTIDLSSFDKSLGPLPITVLLVFDHPIKDPVESIKKALSQSLAVDHYHPMAGRLTPDGGAIACTGEGVSFVGASVSCALADQHLPLLKDDLAMGYPGDWCRPEDPLVQMQVTEFSCGGFVVGVTWNHVMADGAGMAQFLRAIGELARGLPSPSVVPVRSSSLLPCIPPSVVAAQRAMMAVASKDMASLDFTIPSSAIARIKGQWADANAHEQPCTVFEAVTALLWLCRTRAVVTAKDDDELPVGMVFPSNVRQQLGAEAGYYGNCLAAQLVQATTGAPAINGLVKLIKRAKDGGDQQQPLHQGAAVGWYDTLLVSSWRNLGFEAAEFGGGAPARVMWHQRQTVLPICVVCPPCKGKDDGVNVMSMCVRPEHADSFQAALHAAYST